Below is a genomic region from Astatotilapia calliptera chromosome 2, fAstCal1.2, whole genome shotgun sequence.
ATATTGAGTATAGTactgtaaattgtgcaaagtttaataTCAATTTTCtaaaaatccgtacagtaatttttgctgtggatcacagggtgaagagtggcgacagcctagagtcagaatccagtgaaatatctgtgtcacctcttacagttttcctgtaatctgagctcaaaaatgagaatatatagagtatagtacagtaaattgtgcaaagtttactatcaattttctcaaaatccgtacagtaatttttgctgtggatcacagggtgcagagtgggggtcacccagagtgataatccagtgaaatatctgcgtcacctcttacagttttccctgtaatctgaggttaaagacgaggatattaaaagtacagtagagtaaattgtgcaaagtttactatcaattttctcaaaatccgtacagtaatttttgctgtggatcacagggtgcagagtggagatggcctagattcagaatccagtgaaatatctgcgtcacctcttacagttttcctgtaatcttagctcaaagatgagaatatatagagtacagtagagtaaattgtgcaaagtttactatcaattttctcaaaaactgtacagtaatttttgctgtggatcacagggtgcagagtggagatggcctagattcataatccagtgaaatatctgcgtcacctcttacagttttcctgtaatctgaggtcaaAGACGAGGacattaaaagtacagtagagtaaattgtgcaaagtttactatgaattttctcaaaaaccgtacagtaattttggctgtggatcacagggtgcagagtgggggtcacccagagtcataatccagtgagatatctgtgtcacctcttatagttttcctgtaatctgagctcaaagatgagaatatatagagtacagtagagtaaattgtgcaaagtttactatcaattttctcaaaatccgtacagtaattttggctgtggatgacagggtgcagagtggcgacagcctagattcataatccagtgaaatatctgcgtcacctctacagttttcctgtaatcggaactcaaagatgtcaatatgtagagtacagtaaagcaaaatgggaagattttactatcaattttctcaaaaactgtacagtaattttggctgtggatgacagggtgcagagtggcgacagcctagattcataatccagtgaaatatctgcgtcacctcttacagttttcctgtaatcggaactcaaagatgtcaatatgtagagtacagtgaagcaaaatgggaagattttactatcaattttctcaaaatccatacagtaatttttgctgtggatcacagggtgcagagtggagatggcctagattcataatccagtgaaatatctgcgtcacctcttatggttttcctgtaatctgaggttaaagacgaggatattaaaagtacagtagagtaaattgtgcaaagtttactatcaattttctcaaaaaccgtacagtaatttttgctgtggatcacagggtgcagagtgggggtcacccagagtcagaatccagtgaaatatctgcgtcacctcttacagttttcctgtaatctgaggttaaagacgaggatattaaaagtacagtagagtaaattgtgcaaagtttactatcaattttctcaaaatccgtacagtaattttggctgtggatcacagggtgcagagtggcgacagcctagagtcagaatccagtgaaatatctgcgtcacctcttacagttttcctgtaatctgagctcaaagatgagaatatatagagtacagtagagtaaattgtgcaaagtttactatcaattttctcaaaatccgtacagtaattttggctgtggatcacacggtgcagagtgggggtcacccagagtcagaatccagtgaaatatctgcgtcacctcttacagttttcctgtaatctgagctcaaagatgcaGATATTAGAGTACAGTAAGAGTAATTGTGAAAGTttctatcaattttctcaaaatccgtacagtaattttggctgtggatcacagggtgaagagtggcgacagcctagagtcatatccagtgaaatatctgcgtcacctcttacagttttccctgtaatctgaggtcaaagatgagacatatatagagtacagtagagtaaattggtaagattttgctatgaattttctcaaaatccatacagtaatttttgctgtggatcacagggtgcagagtgggggtcacccagagtgataatccagtgagatatctgcgtcacctcttacagttttcctgtaatctaagctcaaagatgagaatatatagagtacagtagagtaaattgtgcaaagtttactatcaattttctcaaaatccgtacagtaattttggctgtggatgacagggtgcagagtggcgacagcctagattcagaatccagtgaaatatctgcgtcacctcttatagttttcctgtaatcggagctcaaagatgtcaatatgtggAGTAcaataaagcaaaatgggaagattttactatcaattttctcaaaaactgtacagtaatttttgctgtggatcacagggtgcagagtgggggtcacccagagtgaTAATCCAGtaagatatctgcgtcacctcttacagttttcctgtaatctaagctcaaagatgagaatatatagagtacagtagagtaaattgtgcaaagtttactatcaattttctcaaaaaccgtacagtaattttggctgtggatcacagggtgaagagtggagatggcctagattcataatccagtgaaatatctgtgtcacctcttacagttttcctgtaatcggagatcaaagatgtcaatatgtagagtacagtaaagcaaaatgggaagattttgctatgaattttctcaaaatccatacagtaatttttgctgtggatcacagggtgcagagtgggggtcacccagagtgataatccagtgagatatctgcgtcacctcttacagttttcctgtaatctaagctcaaagatgagaatatatagagtacagtagagtaaattgtgcaaagtttactatcaattttctcaaaatccgtacagtaattttggctgtggatgacagggtgcagagtggcgacagcctagattcagaatccagtgaaatatctgcgtcacctcttatagttttcctgtaatcggagctcaaagatgtcaatatgtggagtacagtaaagcaaaatgggaagattttactatcaattttctcaaaaactgtacagtaatttttgctgtggatcacagggtgcagagtgggggtcacccagagtcataatccagtgagatatctgcgtcacctcttacagttttcctgtaatctaagctcaaagatgagaatatatagagtacagtagagtaaattgtgcaaagtttactatcaattttctcaaaatccgtacagtaattttggctgtggatcacagggtgaagagtggagatggcctagattcataatccagtgaaatatctgcgtcacctcttacagttttcctgtaatcggagatcaaagatgtcaatatgtagagtacagtaaagcaaaatgggaagattttactatcaattttctcaaaaactgtacagtaattttggctgtggatcacagcatGCAGAGTGGagacagcctagagtcagaatccagtgagatatctgcgtcacctcttacagttttcctgtaatctgagctcaaagatgaggacATTAAAAGTATAGTTGAGTAAATTGGgtaaattttattgttaattttctctgaatcatacagtaatttgggctgtggatcacaggggtgAAAGTGGAGATTAACCAAAACTGGGAGTGGATTGTGAAGTAAAATAGTGTCAggacagaaaacactgtgttTCTAAGCCAGTCGGCACCTATACCGTAATATGCGTAAGAGTAGTGCAACAACATTTTAGGTGCGGCTGGCGGGGCGGCTAGCTTGACTGCGACTTCGTAAGTGAGGGCTCACTTGACCGCAGTATGATTTAGGCGTGTTTTCCCCTCTGGACCTCATGTCAGTGGTCCGGTTTTTCTTCTATCGGCTGCTCCCTTTCGGGATCGCCACAGATTATCAGCCTCCATCCTCAGCATGTAATCCTTccctacatccatgaaccttcaCTATGGTCTCTATCTTTAACTTCCTTTGCTCAATACATTCCCTCTGCGACAAACTATCTCACCCTTTTAATCTCCATAGAGCTGTTCCTCTGATCTACTCACTTCTAATTTTGTCCATCCTGATCACCCCTCATGGAAATCTTATCATCTACcacctccagctccacctcctctgtcttttttgcgatctcactaccatcttgtaaactttccctttcactctttctgTCATCCTTCTGCCACAAATCTGTCTTTTCTTCTCTTGTGCACTGCccattgctttggatggtttaGCCCAGGTGtttaaactcatccaccttGATCACTCCAcctgtctccctcccattctcacacacacacacacacacacacacacacacacacacacacacacacacacacacacacacacatatatattatgGCTAGCTTCCACTGACTACCTCCACTTCatccaccttttcttttttgtgaaatACAGATTATCTGTAAATTGTAGAATCAAAGTTATTCAAAGACAACTTTAAGACTATTGTAAAGTCCAGGATTGATGATTTGATAATCGTCTTTTTGTTTTACCTTATTTAGAGTGTCTTAACCTTTCTTTGcaagttattttttttgttttaacatttaatcAAAATTAGCGAAGCTCAAACACAAAAAGAGCCTGTAAACTGTTAATAATACAACTTTCTGACGATCACAACAACGAGGAACCCTCAAGTTAAGTCAAATTCTGGAacaaaaggtttattttttgaaaagtaGCTGAAAGAAGAGGTCATGTACACAACAAGAAAGCAAAGTTGTGTTTCCATTATAGAACACAAACAATGTGAAAATTATACAAAACAGTCTGTAAATGATTTAGCAGTTAATGTATTTTTGGAACCAAAATGacacattaaaacacattacatccCAGATTCTGTATGCACACTATGTACACATGTGCCATTTGTGTTTCTCACCAATTAGAAATGTATCAAGTCTAAAAACGGTACAAAAAGGTATGCACGCGCACAAGCCTCTACTGATATGGTAGTGAACTACAGTGACTGAAACTCTGGGGTCCGCTCTTGGACCGTAACACAGTAATCCCTCCATTTTACAGTCTATTTATTCCCCGTCACTCCTCAGAGCTGGAATCGCCAGCACAGGTGCCCCAGTCTGTCAATGTTTTTATGTAGCACGCTGTGGATCGGCGCCACGTATCTTGCTACGTCGCCGTCCCGTGAGAAATCTCTGCAGAACATGCCCTTCTCCGAGCTGAAGACAAACTTCTGGGGCATGGGCCCATTCCCCCTTACGTACTCCCacacagccagcagcagcagcctcacCTCGAAGGGAGTCAGGTGAGGGAAAGCTTCGTGGACGTTGGCCAGGACGGGTGGCAGGAGCTGGCCTTCTCCCATGCAGGACACCAAGAGGCAGGAAGCCTGGAGGTGCCATGGGGAGTCTGTGGATGATGCCTCGCGAGATGCCTCCCAGTGGGCCAACAGAGTGGCCAGGAGGCCTCGGAGCACCGCTGAGCAGTAGCAGAGAGCCGGTCGTCCAGCCGCAACGACCTGAAGCAGAGGGAAGAGCACAGGGTGGGCCTCAAAGCAGCGCCGAATGTGGATGTCTCTCTCCACTGTGGTGCGGGCGTGCTCTTCTGGAGGCCAGGATAACTCGCTATTGGCCACGTCGGGACAGACGTTTTCCACTATTGTGACTGCAACAACCTTGGCTGCCTCCGCGTTGATGGGTGGCGGCTCATCGGGGTCAGACGGTGATCGTGAGCCGTTCAGACCGGAGGAGCTGCAACACTTGACAATAACTGCCAGCAGAATCTGAATGTTCTACAGAGAAAAGAGGACGAAAACATGCACATTATTACAGATTTATTTCCTCTGTTTGAACATTTCATAGGAGTCACATGGACGAATAATTTTTATGCACAACTTAcagtaaaaatacataaaaaaaaccccacttccTTAGTCTATTTATAGTTTTAACTGCTCTGCAATCTTTAAACACTCACCTGTATGACTAAGGATGGATCAGGCAGCTGTATGATGGTGCGAGCCTTTAGTCCCTTGCCAATCACACCTGCGTGAAACACAGACCACACACTACTTGAAAAATTAACGGTGGTACCAAACCGACAGTTGACGTCCAGCAAAGAGGCTCCAACATCAGGCGACACAGATGGGGAAGGCACAGGGGCGCCAGACATGTCTGCGATCTGCCCTCCAAATAGGTCAGTGTTGCCTTTATGTAGCGCTCCTTCAACCAGCTGCTGAAGCACTGATTTGAGCGTAAGAGGAGAGTATGCGGCAAAACGGGACAGTAGAAGAACGGAGCAGTTCACTgcttcacctgcctgccctccatCTCTCCCTGCCttccctccttctcctctccttCGCAGAGCCTGGAAGAAATGAGTGACGGCAGCGCGAGAGagttggagcagctgtgctgGGGAGCAGGTGCGAGGGAGCGGGCTGCAGGACAGGAGGCGTACTGCAGCGTGAGATACAGCTGGGTCACCGTGGAGAAGAAGTGGGCAGAAATCATGGAGGTGTCCTGAGACCGCCGAGCCCACCTGGACCACCATGGAGGACTGAGCACCTGTtgctcctcttctctcctcgtCCTGACTCTGGATGGCTGCAGCCAGGTTGAGCAGCAGCTGCCTAAGCTGCCGAGGCCCcagagtgtgcgtgtggatctGCGCCACGCTACGTGCAATGGCAGCAGGAATGAGGCCTGCCATGCAAGAGGAGAGCGTGGTGTGGAGCTGCCAGGCCAGAGCCAACTCCTCTGGATTGCGGGCCTGAGTGAGCAGCTGGCAGAGGGCCTCAGTTGCTGTGCTGGGACCCCCATAAACTGAGAGCAGACATAGCAGCTGGTGCAGCCAGAGATGACGCTTCCTCTCCAGTCGCAGCGTCTCAGCACACAGCTGACCAATGTGAGACTGCAGCTCCTCCAAGAACGGGATGACCCTCTGGGGCTGTGAGGAAGCAGAGTGATGGGGGTTGACCTCAACTCCATCAGTGCGGTTGAATACTAACTTGTGGAGATGCAGGAGCAGCATCTGCAGGAGGCGGTCGCAACCTTCTCGGACTCCTTCGTGAGGTGAGGGAGTTGGGCCTGAGATAATGACTGAAGCTGGGGTCGCAGTGTCTGCCAGAAATCTGAGTACCCGGGCCCCTCCCGAAGGGCTCTGGCTAATGAGATGCACAACCAGGCCCAGCATGTTATCCAGTTCctctctggggaggccctgcaGCACGGCCTGTAGCTGGAGCAGGACAGGGGGGCGCAACAACTCGACGAGCTCTGCAGACACAGGACCAAAAAGGTTTGGGGACATTGCTGCCAGCTGCAGGAGAAACGGCACCGCAGCACGACGAAGCTGAGGGGAGCTTTCccaggatgttgaagatgagGTTGGAGATAGAGGGCTCGACGGATTGAGACTCTCCTGGAACATCCTCAGCAGCTCTTTCCGGATGCTGTCGGAGTGGTGAGCGGCGAGGTGTCCAAGGATTCCCACCACTGAGCCGATCTTTGGCACTCTGCTGCCTTTATCCACTCCCATTACAAGCAGCCCTTGGTCCTTAGCACCATGAGAGCAGAAGTCCTTCAGTCCACATGCCATCACTCGGCTGATGATGGTACCGGGGAAGGCAGACCCAATGTGAGCCACCACCCAGTCAAAATGAGGGGAGTGCTGAACTGAAGTGTCCAAAAGAGCATCGACACAGGCATCGGGGCACCAGGCCAGCATTGCAGCCAGACACTGAGAGTAGGCTTCCATGAGAGATCGAGTGGCAGCACAAGACATCCAGAGCTGAAGCAGCTCGTTGAGGCTGGAGGAGTGGGGGGCGACACGGCGCCCAGCATGCTTGCTGCTCAGCTGGCCCAGTAAATCCACAGCCCAGGTGGACACTAGAGGGGCCCAGGCTCGGGGGTTGAGACGGATGAACTCTGACAGCACGGCGTGAATCTCCTACAgacaaaagaaataataaaacaaatttacctttaaaaatcttttttagcTTCAATAtgtgcatatttattttatgatgGTGTATTTTTGTAGTCACACCTGTATAATGTCCTCCAGGTTGGAGCTGACCCCAGTGCTGGCATTACTCTCCGTCTCTAGGTTGTGCAGGAAGGCGGACACATGCTCATCGTACACGCCTCGCAGATGCTCCAAGACCGCCCCAC
It encodes:
- the LOC113007087 gene encoding integrator complex subunit 5-like yields the protein MFTDRAMSVVFDGSPLKAMQSSHTHTPQTALSTQELSQEIKSFISGVDTVQGRKLSVREHARCAVRLLRSVPACRGAVLEHLRGVYDEHVSAFLHNLETESNASTGVSSNLEDIIQEIHAVLSEFIRLNPRAWAPLVSTWAVDLLGQLSSKHAGRRVAPHSSSLNELLQLWMSCAATRSLMEAYSQCLAAMLAWCPDACVDALLDTSVQHSPHFDWVVAHIGSAFPGTIISRVMACGLKDFCSHGAKDQGLLVMGVDKGSRVPKIGSVVGILGHLAAHHSDSIRKELLRMFQESLNPSSPLSPTSSSTSWESSPQLRRAAVPFLLQLAAMSPNLFGPVSAELVELLRPPVLLQLQAVLQGLPREELDNMLGLVVHLISQSPSGGARVLRFLADTATPASVIISGPTPSPHEGVREGCDRLLQMLLLHLHKLVFNRTDGVEVNPHHSASSQPQRVIPFLEELQSHIGQLCAETLRLERKRHLWLHQLLCLLSVYGGPSTATEALCQLLTQARNPEELALAWQLHTTLSSCMAGLIPAAIARSVAQIHTHTLGPRQLRQLLLNLAAAIQSQDEERRGATGAQSSMVVQVGSAVSGHLHDFCPLLLHGDPAVSHAAVRLLSCSPLPRTCSPAQLLQLSRAAVTHFFQALRRRGEGGKAGRDGGQAGEAVNCSVLLLSRFAAYSPLTLKSVLQQLVEGALHKGNTDLFGGQIADMSGAPVPSPSVSPDVGASLLDVNCRFGTTVNFSSSVWSVFHAGVIGKGLKARTIIQLPDPSLVIQNIQILLAVIVKCCSSSGLNGSRSPSDPDEPPPINAEAAKVVAVTIVENVCPDVANSELSWPPEEHARTTVERDIHIRRCFEAHPVLFPLLQVVAAGRPALCYCSAVLRGLLATLLAHWEASREASSTDSPWHLQASCLLVSCMGEGQLLPPVLANVHEAFPHLTPFEVRLLLLAVWEYVRGNGPMPQKFVFSSEKGMFCRDFSRDGDVARYVAPIHSVLHKNIDRLGHLCWRFQL